AGCCGAAATGGCCTTGGTGTAGCTGTAACCGTAGAGTCCGCCGCCCGGATAGGGGATGGAAGCGTATGGGGTCCAGTAAATGTGCGCGCCGTTGCCCGAGGCCAGCGCAGCGCTGTAGCTCTGCTGATAGGAAACGTAGAACTGGGTGGACGGGTTCGGGTCGTAGTCGACGCGGAGGCGATACATCCAGCCATTGTTGGTGCCGGGGATCACCTGGTAGTAGTTGTATCCGCCGGGAGTGGTGGCGGGATTGGCATTGGCCGTGGGCCAGAAGCTGGAGAGAGCCTTGGCGCCGGCATCCAGAAACTGCGCCGGGATGGTGCTGCCGTAGGAGGTGCCGGGGCCGGCGGCCTGTCCGTTGGGCAGAATGGTGCCGGTGAGGTCATTACATCCGTTGGTCTGCGAGGAATTGATGTTCGACGCGCCCTGGCAGAAGGCAGCATTGGCTGGAGTGTCGCCAAAGTTGCCGGCCATCATGTCCGGGGTGGGGATGAAGGATCTCAGATAGTTGGTGTTGCCGGTGTTCTGGAGGAAGCGCTCGTAGCCGCCCCAGAAGCGGAGCTTTTTGTGGGTACCGGGGACGGGACCGCCGATGTTGCCGCCGGGATAGTAGTAGTGCGCATTGCCGCGGGGGAGCCCCTGGTGATTGCTCTGCCAGTCATTGGCATTGAGCACGTCGTTGCGGGCATAGAAGTAGCCCTCGCCGTGATAGTGCGAACCGCCCGACTTGCTGATGGTGCTGACGAGCACGGGACCGTAGGGAGACTGCGCGCCAAAGTTGGAGGTCTCGACGGAGACTTCCTGGGTCATATCAGGATTGATGAGCGTGATGGCGTTGCAATTGCAACCCGGGTCATTGACGTCGACGCCGTCGAGCAACTGCGTGGTGCCACCGCGATAAGGGGCTCCGTTGGCGGAGAGGCCGTTGTTGATGGCGCTCTGGGCGGCGCTGACCTGGGTGAAGTTGAAGGACGGGCCGTTGCTCAGGCTGGGCGAAACGGTAACGCCGGGCAGAATCTTGAGCATCTCGGAGAGATCGCGGCTGCCGAGCGCGAGCTTGTGGATGTCCTGCGAGGAGAGGACAACGGAGTGCTCACCGCTGACGGTAGGAAGAATCTGGGTGTTGGTGTGGACCGTGACGGTCTGGGTAGCGCTGCCGAGAGCCAGCTTGATGTCTGGCAGCTTGGCGTCGGCACCGGCCGTAAGCGTGAGGCCGTGCTGCTCGTAGGCCTGGAAGCCATTCTCAGAGACGTGAATGGTGTAGGTGCCGGGGAGCAGCGCCTGGAGGTTGTAGTCGCCGGCGGAGTCGGTGACGGTATCGCGCTCGGCTCCGGTGGCGTCATTGGTCAGCGTGACCTTTGCGCCGGGAACGACGGCCCCGGTGGGATCAGTGACAGCGCCGGTGAGGCTGGCCGTGGTCTGCGCCCGCAGGGCGGGAACGCACAGCAATGCAAAGACCAGAGTGAGGAAAACTGCCGGGCGGCTGATTTTTGCGGAGAGACTCCGTCCCCTGCCCGACTGTGACATTGACAGGCCTCTTTCAAACTTATGCATGGCCGTCCTGAATTGACTGAAACACTTTTGCATTCGGTTCTCCTGAAAAGGTTTGCGGATTTGGCAGGCGTCCCAATCTCCGTTGCGTAACGCGGGCCGTTCTCGCCTGGGGAAGAGCGAGAGGGTGATGGTGACTGCGTGGCGTGGAGGCTGGAGGCATGACAGCGTGCTGCATCGATCAGGCACACTTCCGGCAAACTCGGTGGAAGGTAAATTCCGGAGTGAAAGACTGACAACGTTCGTTCTGTACAAAGTGGTACACAGCCGTTACGCGTCCCGTTGCAACGGGACTATCTTGTTGAGTTTTCAGGGGAACCCTTTGATGGGATGAAACGTGGTAAAACGTTTATGTAAGCGTATTCATCGCGATTTTTTTGCCGGATAGAGAGGTTTGAGTTGTCAGATCAGTACCGGGAGGCGAATGGTTCCTCTCATGCGGAGACGAGGGAGGCCGAGCGCCGGGAGCTGGAGGCGTTTGCCGCGACGCTGGCGAAGCCTTCCCGAATGCTCAGCCTGATCACCTATATTGGCGAGAAGTATTTTGCGGACGAGACCGAGAAGCTGCGCGAGTACGAGATCGCCACGGAGGTGTTTGACCGCTCGAAGAACACATTCAACTCGGGCGAGGATGCGATTGTCAGGGTTGAGGCGCACCGGCTGCGCAAGCGGCTCAAGAAGTACTACGACACGGATGGCCAGGACCATGCGGTGCAGTTCACGATTCCGGCGGGGTCATATGTGCCGGTGTTTTCGCATCGTGTACAGCCGCAAGAGGATGGCCTAGAGGATGGAGTAGAGCAGCCGGAGGACGCTGAGAGCCCCGTTGAAGAGCGGATTGAGCCGACACCCCGCAAAAAGCGTGGGAGGGTGTATGTAATTGCGGCGATCCTGCTGGTGGCGTTGCTGGTGGGCGCGGGCGCTTTGGTGATTTACCGGCAGCATCGCCGGAGGATATCCGCCTCGCCGCCAACGGCCGGAAACGCTCCCATCCGGCATGCTTCCGCTTCGGGTCCGTTTCCGCAGATGCCGCTTCGCATTCTGGCGGGATACAAGGGCAAGCCGCAGATCGACAATGCGGGCGCAGTGTGGCAGCCGGATGAGTACTACCATGGCGGCGGAAGCTGGGACCGGCCGGAGAGCTATGGCCCGGTGCGGAAAACCAGCGATCCGCTGCTCTTTCAGCACTGGCGCGAAGGGAATTTTTCCTACGATATTCCGCTGCCGCAGGGCGTGTATGACGTGCACCTGTTTTTTGTGAGCGCGCAGCCGTATGCGAATACGCCGTCGACGTTTAATGTGCTGGTGAACGGGAAAGCGATTCTGCCTTACTTTGATGTGAATATGGATGCCATGGGGCCCGATGTTGCGGATGAGCGTGTCTTTCGCGACGTGAGCCCGGGCCCTGACGGAGTGCTGCACCTGAGCTTCACCAGCTACACGGTGCCGGCGTCGGTGAATGCGATTGAGATTGTTCCGGGAGAGGCGCATCATGAACTGCCCATCCGGATTGTCGCGCAATCGAGAGCGTATACGGACCACAGCGGGGCGCTGTGGGAGCCGGATGACTACTACTCCGGCGGGTACACCTCAGAGACCAACTTCGCGGTCACGGAGACGGCGGACCCTGAGCTGTATGCGGCGGAGCGGTACGGTTATTTTTCGTATTCAATTCCGGTAGATGCGCGCGACCAGTACACGCTGATTCTGCATTTCGCAGAGCTATATTTCGGGCCGAACCGGCCGGGCGGCGGGGGCGCAGGCAGCCGTGTGTTCCGGATCGAATGCAATGGGCAGACTCTGGATAAGGGCCTGGACATTTACAAGAGCGCCGGAAGCATGCATGCGCTGACAGAGACGTTTCATCACCTTGTGCCGACGCCGCAAGGCAAGCTCAATGTGACGTTTGACCCAATTGAGAACAACGCCACAGTCTCAGCCATTGAGGTGGTGGATGAAGGACCGCAAAGCTGATCGGGGCCAAGCGCCTGAGCCCGGGATGAAATCGCAGAGGATTACGGCTCGGCGGCACGTCACAGAAACCTGAAGGCCGCCGCGACGAGGCAAAGGAAGATAAGGGCGGCCCCACTTCAGCGATGAGGTGAAATGGGGCGCCGGATTACTTCTTGAGTGCTTCGAGGACGGATTCGGCGTTGGGGCGGGAGTTGCGGACGTACTCGCTGACGCGCTCGCGCTCCTCAGGAGTAAGGCTGGGCACCAGGGCCAGAATGCGGCGCAGGGTGACGGCCACATCGTCCACGTAATTCATCATGCGGATGGCTTCGCCGGAAAGGGGCATGCAGGGGTTCTCCTCGAATTGCAGATGTCTATAGCCACTGTCTCACAGGAAGGCTTTTCGTTTTCAGCCTCGGCCTGAGCCCGGCATCGATGGCGGCTCTCACTCGGTCCCTTATGAGACAGCTTCTAGGCGTATTGTCGTTGACCGGGATGGAAGAGTAAAGGGAGCGAGGCGCATGAAGTATGGCTCTCACTCTCTTCATCAGAGAGAGTGAGAACGCTGAAGGTTGCCACGCTTAGACGGCGACGGTGAATGTGTCTTCGCTGCGAGTAACCGCGCGGTAGAGGGTGTCGCGCTCGACGGGGACGCGGCCCGCGGCGGTGATGAGGCGCATGAGCTCTTCGCGACGCATGCCCTGCGGCGTGGTGGCGCCGGCATCGTGATAGATTTTTTCTTCGATGACGGTGCCGTCGATGTCATCTGCGCCGAAGCGGAGCGCGATCTGCGCGATCTTGGCCGTCATCATCTGCCAGTAGGCCTTGATGTGCGGGAAGTTGTCGAGCATGAGGCGGCTGACGGCGATCTGTCGAATGTCTGTCAGGCCGGTGGTGCGGGGCAGATGCTCCAAGGGCGTGTTGTCAGGGTGGAAGGCCAGCGGAATGAAGGTCTGGAAGCCGTGGGTCTCGTCCTGTACCTCGCGAAGCTTGATGAGATGATCGACGCGGTCTTCGTCAGACTCGATGTGGCCGTAGAGCATGGTGGCGTTGGACTTGAGGCCGGCCTGGTGAACCATGCGGGCGGTGTCGAGCCACTCGCTGCCGTCGATCTTGTGGTCGCAGATGATGTGGCGCACGCGGTCAGAGAAGATTTCAGCTCCGCCGCCGGGCATGGAGTCTACGCCGCAATCTTTGAGGCGGCGCAGCGTCTCGGGAATGGTGAGCTTGGCGCGGCGCGCGAGGAAGGCGATCTCCACCATGGTGAAGGCCTTGATATGCACCTGCGGGAAGCGCTCCTTGAGGCCGCGCACGAGATCTTCAAAATATTCGAGCGGCAGATCGGGGTGCAGGCCGCCGACGATGTGGAACTCCGTCACGGCCTCGGTGTAGCCGGAAGCGGCAGTTTCCCATGCCTGTTCAAGCGCCATGGTGTAGGAGCCTTCGGTTCCCTTTTTGCGGCCAAAGGCGCAGAGGCGGCAGGCCGCGACGCAGACATTGGTCGGATTGATGTGGCGGTTGACGTTGAAGTAGGCCACATCGCCGTGCAGATTTTCGCGCACGTGGTTGGCCAGCCAGCCCACAGCCAGAATGTCTGGCGAACGATAAAGGGTTACTCCCTCTTCAAACGAAAGACGCTCGGAGGCGAGAACCTTTTCGGCAATCGGCTGGAGCCGGGGGTCATCGGAGACAAAGGCATGTTGCTGGCTTGGCATCACTCTTTATGATACTGCACGAGCAAAAAAGGATTCGCGGCCGGCGTGCGCCATCAAAAAGAGCCGGGAGAAGATGCGATGGCACTGTTAAGATCGAGGGAAATTGCGGCGAATTACTAATTGACTCTCCACAAGGATTCTCTTGCGCTCATTGAGGAACATGGTCCGTCTGGCGCTGTTTGGCGTTCTGGGGCCGCTGGCGCTACTGGCGGCAGCCGGGGCTCAAACGCCGGTGCGTTTTCCCGCGGTGACGGCTTACAGCCTTGCGAAAAGCAAAGTGGCGCTGCCAGCCGATCTGAAGGGGAAACTGAACCTGCTGGTGCTCTCGTTTGACGTGAGCCAGAGTCCGGAGGTGGACCGCTGGCTACGGGAGGCCCAGTCTCTGGAACGGCTGCACGAAGGACTGCGCTACTATGTGCTGCCCGTCTCGGAGCGGGAAAACGACCTGTACCGCTGGTGGCAGAATTCGTCGATGCGCGGGAATTACAGCGATCCGCAGGAGTGGCCGCGAATCGTGCCGCTGTATGTGAACCGGAAGCAGTTTCGTGGCGCACTGCAGATTCCGAAGGACCGTTCGGTGGTCGTGCTGCTGACCGATGCGCAGGGCGAAGTGCTTTGGCGGACGCATGGAAAGCTGGACCAGGAGAAGCAGGCGGAGATTGAGAGGCAGCTTTTAGCTGTTAGCTATTAGCTTTTAGCTATGAGCTGCCAGCTACTAGCTTTTGGCTATTAGCTGTGAGTGTTCAGTGTTTGGCTATTCGCCGCTCGCCGGCGGCTCGCTGCTGGCGATCTGAGGCGGCTCGATCACAAGGCTTGAGATCGAGCTAACAGCTAAAGGCCAGCAGCTAATAGCTAGGAGCTAAAAGCTAATAGCTGCTTTCATCACAGCAGGGATTTTTCGAGGACGAGGGCGTCGATCTTGTCCATGTAGTAGCGGGGGATGCGGCCGATGGGGCGGTATTGCTCGCGCTCATAGAATTGCTGCGCGGCGAGGTTGTCGACGGCGACTTCGAGCCGGATGCTGGCGAGGCCTTCTTCGCGGAGATGCTTTTCGACAGCGAAGAGCAGGGCGCGGCCTACGCCCTGGCGGCGCGCGGATTCCGCAACATCAATGGTGACGACATACCCGTAGTGAAGCTCGCCACGGCGGCGCTGCCCGGCGAGAATGAAGCCGAGAAGCGCGCCGGTTGCGCCTTCCGCCAGCAGCGCGATGCTGTGCGGCTGCGAGAGGAAGGCGCGGAAATCCGCGCGGGAGTATGCAATGCCCGGGGGAAAGCACTGCTGGTCGAGGTGATAGAAGCCGTTATAGTCGGCGCTGGTGGCTTCGCGAAGGGTCCACACGGCAGCAGCTAGTTGCCCCCCTCGGCGAGCGCGGTGCCGCTCTGCGAGGCGGGCTGCACCACGACTCCGTTGGAATAGGAGACGGCCACGAGACGGTTGCCGAGAGTGTGAATGGCATGCACGAGCCAGCCGGTGTTCCACCACTTCCAGGTGTAGGTCTTCGGGTTGATGGCATAGACGACGGTCGAGTCACTGGAAGAGAGCAGAACGCTGTTTTGTGCCGGGTCCCAGGTGAGGCTGTTGATTGCGTTGACGGGCAGGCGCTTGAGTTGGAACCAGCGCAGGCCCGCATCATGCGTAAAGTAGATGCCCTGCGGACCGCCGACCCAGAGGGTTCCATCCGGTGTGATGGTGGCGGCGGTGAGCGAGGAAAGACCGAGCGGGCGGTACATGGTGCGCCAGGTCTGGCCGTTGTCAGTGGAATAGCTAATGCTGTCACGATTGACGGCGACGGTGCGGCTGCCGAGAGTGCCAAAGTAAATGTAACCGTCACGGCGCAGAATAGGCCCTTGCCAGGTTGCACCTTCATTGTGGCTGAGATAGACGCCGCCCTCGGTGACGGCGTACCAGACGGGACCGCGAGTGAAGAGGTGGTTGACGCGAGAGTCGATATGGGCACCAGAGGCTACCGGACGATGGATGCGGCGGCGTGATGAGGCAGCATGGGAGGGCCGGTTGACGATCTTTCCGTCTTGCGCCCAGCCGGATGGCGACCAGCGATAAAGGCCGCTATTGGTGCCGGCGTAGACGGTTCCGTCACTGGATTGCGCGAGAGCGAAGACGTCGCGTCCGCCGAGGCCGTTGCTCTGCTGAGCCCAGGTGCGGCCGTCATCATGCGAGACGAAAACACCGCCGAAGCTTTTGCCGTTGACCACGCCGGCATAGAGAGTGCCGGGGTGCTGGTGATCGACGAGGACGGAGGAGACAACACGCTCGGAGAATCCGCTGTTGGAGGGTTCGAAGCTCTTGCCGCCGTCGTTGCTGGCGAGAACGCCGCTTTCATCGGTCGCCATGAGCACGTGCTGCGGATTGGCCGGGTCAATGTAGATATCGTTGATGATGACGTAGGGACTGGTCAGACGATTCCAGCTCTTGCCGCCGTTGAGAGTCTTGTAGAGGCCCTCGGTGGTGCCGGCGTAGACGACGTCGCGATTCTGCGGATCTTCTTTGATCGAGCGGGTGCGGCGAGCGGTGGTGGGAATGCCCTGCACCTTGCGGAAGAGCAAGCCGCCGTTGTCGCTGCGATAGATGCCCGAGCAGGCGCTGGCGTAGAGCACGGTGGGCAACTGCGGGTCGATGAGGATGGAGAAGACGTCGGAATCGGTGATGATTCCCTTCTTGATGTTGAACCAGTGGCGGCCGCCGTCGGTGGTCTTCCAGGGCAGGTGCCAGGTGCCTGCGTAGACGGTATCGGGGTCCGTGGGGTCAACGGCGATGGACTGAACCTCGCGGAT
The DNA window shown above is from Acidobacterium capsulatum ATCC 51196 and carries:
- a CDS encoding malectin domain-containing carbohydrate-binding protein, producing the protein MSDQYREANGSSHAETREAERRELEAFAATLAKPSRMLSLITYIGEKYFADETEKLREYEIATEVFDRSKNTFNSGEDAIVRVEAHRLRKRLKKYYDTDGQDHAVQFTIPAGSYVPVFSHRVQPQEDGLEDGVEQPEDAESPVEERIEPTPRKKRGRVYVIAAILLVALLVGAGALVIYRQHRRRISASPPTAGNAPIRHASASGPFPQMPLRILAGYKGKPQIDNAGAVWQPDEYYHGGGSWDRPESYGPVRKTSDPLLFQHWREGNFSYDIPLPQGVYDVHLFFVSAQPYANTPSTFNVLVNGKAILPYFDVNMDAMGPDVADERVFRDVSPGPDGVLHLSFTSYTVPASVNAIEIVPGEAHHELPIRIVAQSRAYTDHSGALWEPDDYYSGGYTSETNFAVTETADPELYAAERYGYFSYSIPVDARDQYTLILHFAELYFGPNRPGGGGAGSRVFRIECNGQTLDKGLDIYKSAGSMHALTETFHHLVPTPQGKLNVTFDPIENNATVSAIEVVDEGPQS
- the mqnE gene encoding aminofutalosine synthase MqnE → MPSQQHAFVSDDPRLQPIAEKVLASERLSFEEGVTLYRSPDILAVGWLANHVRENLHGDVAYFNVNRHINPTNVCVAACRLCAFGRKKGTEGSYTMALEQAWETAASGYTEAVTEFHIVGGLHPDLPLEYFEDLVRGLKERFPQVHIKAFTMVEIAFLARRAKLTIPETLRRLKDCGVDSMPGGGAEIFSDRVRHIICDHKIDGSEWLDTARMVHQAGLKSNATMLYGHIESDEDRVDHLIKLREVQDETHGFQTFIPLAFHPDNTPLEHLPRTTGLTDIRQIAVSRLMLDNFPHIKAYWQMMTAKIAQIALRFGADDIDGTVIEEKIYHDAGATTPQGMRREELMRLITAAGRVPVERDTLYRAVTRSEDTFTVAV
- a CDS encoding GNAT family N-acetyltransferase yields the protein MWTLREATSADYNGFYHLDQQCFPPGIAYSRADFRAFLSQPHSIALLAEGATGALLGFILAGQRRRGELHYGYVVTIDVAESARRQGVGRALLFAVEKHLREEGLASIRLEVAVDNLAAQQFYEREQYRPIGRIPRYYMDKIDALVLEKSLL
- a CDS encoding sialidase family protein; amino-acid sequence: MTVPALHAAIHHWPAVGPDGGDARSFAADPAHPSHLYLGTANSWIYQSVDGGAHWTRLAQLGTGDDLVIDHIIVDERDPHTLYAGAWRLDRFGGGVFVSHDSGATWTELTGMDGQSVRALAQAPSNSHILVAGTISGVYRTEDSGQHWKEISPAGSGEIREVQSIAVDPTDPDTVYAGTWHLPWKTTDGGRHWFNIKKGIITDSDVFSILIDPQLPTVLYASACSGIYRSDNGGLLFRKVQGIPTTARRTRSIKEDPQNRDVVYAGTTEGLYKTLNGGKSWNRLTSPYVIINDIYIDPANPQHVLMATDESGVLASNDGGKSFEPSNSGFSERVVSSVLVDHQHPGTLYAGVVNGKSFGGVFVSHDDGRTWAQQSNGLGGRDVFALAQSSDGTVYAGTNSGLYRWSPSGWAQDGKIVNRPSHAASSRRRIHRPVASGAHIDSRVNHLFTRGPVWYAVTEGGVYLSHNEGATWQGPILRRDGYIYFGTLGSRTVAVNRDSISYSTDNGQTWRTMYRPLGLSSLTAATITPDGTLWVGGPQGIYFTHDAGLRWFQLKRLPVNAINSLTWDPAQNSVLLSSSDSTVVYAINPKTYTWKWWNTGWLVHAIHTLGNRLVAVSYSNGVVVQPASQSGTALAEGGN